The genomic interval TCTCTGACGAGCTCGGCCTCGCCATTGAGAAGCTAAAGGATGGCTTCACTCTCCAAGGGCTGTGGGAAGTAATGGGTTGAAATAACACCAAACATATGGACTCTGTGTACATGTTGTGTTTGTATAGATATTATTTATAGTTCAGGTTAAAAGATGTACAGTTTTGTGAgtatttttttcctaaaaagTAAATTGTGAAGTTAACTATATGAAATGAATTCTTGTAGTGAATTggatttaatataaataaacatatttaaaaagatgATGAAAAGTAAATTTTTTTGAACTTATATATTTTCTAGCATCATTTGTACTATGAATGTGGAAGGGATGCAATGATCTGAATACAAAAGATGCacaagtattttaaaaatgtgagatGAGAACAGGCCGTGACCTTCTGTGGCTGCAGCTGTTCACTGACCCCTGACTTATCGTTTGGTAGCTCCTCTGTGGATGCCTCACACGCCAATACTGAATCACACATTGTAGAGCAGCAGTCGTTGCTATCAGTGAATTCTGACTCATTCAGCGTGTATATGTCCCCACTCACAGCTGTAGTATAGATACCGGCCATTTGTGTAAGCCCAGAGAGTACTGAAACACACTGCACTGCCATTGTTTGaaaagtgttttgtgttttctaaattttaatttgaaCAAGTCGATTACATTAAATAAGGAGATCatgtgttatttctgttttctgtttggtaCAACAATGTTGTTACTAATCTTTTGGGTGGCGAGGCTCCTCGGTTGTTTTTACTCCatgacaactgtgtgagtgctcCCCTTTGGCCAACCTGAATTCTTCATAGATGGGGTGGTTGGCTATATTTAGAGGGCCACAGTTATATTGAAGTGGCTTCAGACCTGTCTGTCTATAGTTCTCGGTCTTCAGCAGCAAGGACGGTCAGTTTTTTAACTTCCTCACTTCCACCTACTTCCTGTCCTACAAGAATGGATCCCCAAGGTTTGAGAGAAGATCTTCGTCTGtttcagagcactttgctccaaGATGGGCTCAAAGAGCTTCTGAATGAGAATAAACTGATTGACTGTATCCTAAAAGTTGGAGACAGAAGTATCCCCTGCCATCGGCTCATTATGGCAGCATGCAGTCCTTATTTCCGGGAGCTCTACTTCTCAGAGGATGGTAAAGAAACAAGCCAAAAGGAGGTTGTTCTGGACAACCTTGACCCCAACATTATGGAGGTGATAGTGAACTACATGTACTCAGCAGAGATCGACATCAATGATAACAACGTGCAGGATATTCTGATTGTTGCCAATCGCTTCCAAATCCCCTCAGTGTTCACAGTTTGTGTGAATTATCTCCAGAAAAGGCTGACCAAGAAAAGCTGCCTTGGCATCTACAGACTGGGACTGATGCTGAACTGCGCCAGACTGGCAATGGCAGCTCGAGATTACATTGCAGATCACTTTGAGACCATAGCCATGGATGATGATTTCTTAGGGCTTGCTCCGCCTGAACTCTTTGCTATTATAGGAGCAGATGCACTGAATGTGGAAAAAGAAGAGGTAGTGTTCGAGTGTCTCATGAGGTGGATCAGAAAAGACAAGGACAAGCGTGTGAAGTCTTTGGCTGAGGCCTTTGACTTCATTCGTTTCCGACTGCTGCCAGAAAAGTACTTTAAGGAGAAAGTGGAGAAAGATGACCTTGTTAAGGCTGATCCTGAGCTCCAGAAAAAAATCCAGGTCATCAAGGAAGCCTTTGCGGGGAAGCTGCCTGCGAAGAAAAAGGGGCAAGATGCTGAGGAAGGAGATGAGGAGAAGCTGCCTGGTTACCTGAACGATAACCGCAGGTATGGCATGTATGGCAGAGACATGGTTTTGATGATTAATGACACTGCAGCAGTGGCCTACGATGTCCAGGAAAATGAATGTTTTCTCGCAGCAATGGCTGAGCAAATCCCCAAAAACCATGTTAGTCTCACAACAAAGAAGAACAACATGTATGTGTTGGGAGGACTGTTTgtagatgaagaggagaaagaaaaccCACTGCAGTGTTACTTCTACCAGGTAGAAAATGGCACATTTAATTCATATTACAGCAATAAGTGTAAatacttaattttttaaatcagaaatcATTGTTTTCAGCTGGACAGCCTTACTGCCGAATGGCTCGCTCTGCCACCCATGCCCTCCCCCAGGTGTCTCTTTGGTATGGGTGAATTTGAGAATCTCATCTTTGCTGTAGCAGGAAAAGATTTACAAACCAATGAGTCTCACGACACCGTCGTGTGCTATGACACTGAGTAAGTTCACCACATTTAAATGCTCATTTTATGGTTCTGTGTTCAACATTTCCTGTTCCTTTATTATCTGTGTCtttagaaaaatgaaatggacagaaacaaaaaagttgCCCTTGAAAATCCACGGCCACTGTGTGGTCTCAGAGAACGGGCTGGTGTACTGTATCGGAGGGAAAACAGATGAGAAGTAAGGCTGCAACCATTTGCACATAAAGTCGAACtacaattttcacattttcacaatTTTCGCATTAACTCCTCCTGGAAATCATTTTGTCTTGCTGGTAATAAAGTAAAGCAATCAATAAGATGTTTGCATACAACCACAAGAGGTCAGAGTGGAAGGAGGTGGCTGCCATGAAGACACCCAGATCCATGTTTGGGGCTGTTATCCACAAAGGAAGGATCATTGTTGCTGGGGGAGTCAATGAAGAAGGCCTCACAGCTGCATGTGAAGCCTACGACTTTGGGACCAACAAGTAGGTGCTGCTAATATAAAACTTATAAGTTATAACTTATAAGTGATTTGCATCCGTATTTTCTACATATACAAGATACAGATActgttaaaaacacataaatggATTTGAATTCTTCACTACAAAATGAATAGCAGTTTTTCACACTACAATTAAAAGGTTttacataccccccccccctttttttttcctgattttaaattaaaacatgaGCAGCAATGTTCAGTTAATCATCTTAAATGGGACAAAGGTGAGTGCTTATCTAACCagggtaaaataataattactaataaaataaatatttaggtCACCAAAAACCATTCATTCAATTCATTtacattcagtttcatttatatagcaccaattcacaacagcagtcacctcaaagtgcttttcatggattaagaaaacattaaagtaaTTTAAGCATTGTTCACACAACAGAGGTAGTGTTAGAGCAACCTGTGTTACTACACCCTCTGATGCCGTAGGAGGGCATTACCGCTGCAGGAAGTAgtgctttatttcattttcaggcTGGTTAGTAAGAGTAGACTGATTTATCAACAAGATAATGAccccaaaacattaaaagaattaTACGGTAGGCTAAAAATTATGGAAAACCAGCACCATCATAAACCCGCCTGTGCTGGTTTGTGATGAACTGGACAGAAAGATGAAAGCAACATTCTGTGGAAACCTCTGCAACAgggtttcatttttctgttgtatgTCAGTAGTGTGCACATGAGTCCTTGAGTCCAAATTTAGATTAAATttctggttttctttttgtgttttaaatcatctttttttccccccctgttaTATCTTCTTGAGACccagcagtttgtttttgttctgagaTTCTCTACATCAGGTACCATTTATTTGATTACTTGTGTACTGTCAAGAGCACATCCTGGGCTTTGTACTGATGCCTAGGCTAACAGGCTAATAGAAAACATGGACTTTCTTTTCAAAACGGCATGCGTTGCAGCTTCCAGAAGTTAAAtgatacttcttttttttttttttgcagatactGTGTTTCTATTGCTAAAAGAAATGTTTCTTCAATATGAGAGTCTTAACTTCAACTTAGTAATATTTCACAAATGTACAGCAATTTTAAACCTTTTCAAACCTGTTATTTAGTGTCCTTTGTAGCGGACAGCAGGACTTGCTATCTTGGGTTTTTCAACCTATGTCTATATTTAAGGAAGCAGAGGGCTGAGTGAAGGAGAAAAGATTTTACTCAGAAATGTGGAAAGGGAATCAGACTTAGAGCTGTCTGGAGATGAAGTGGAAGAGGGCCAGACATTAGAGCAGGAAGGTGGAAGCTCAGAGGAGGACACACCAGCTTTTGAGGAGCTTGAGCAGCAACAAAGTGACAGCATCTGCTGTCCATTACAGATAAGAAGTACTGTGTAAGCTAGGGCTCTGAGGGATTTGGTTTCCCTGGCACAGTACAGAACAGTGACCTGTGAAAGGAATCATCTGTTCATCTACACAGGCCTTCCAAGGTCTTGGCAGATTGAtgtggagcctatctcagctgtcactgGCTGAGAGGCAGGATGCACCCCGGAGTGGTCACCTGTCTGTCACagggactaacacagagagacaactattcacactcacaatCACATTTATGGCCAGTTTAAAATCAACACAAGGAGAgcatgtaaactccacagagaATGGTCCCAGCAGGTTTGAGCCAAGaaccctcttgctgtgaggtgaccgTGATAACCACTGCTCCACCATG from Archocentrus centrarchus isolate MPI-CPG fArcCen1 chromosome 21, fArcCen1, whole genome shotgun sequence carries:
- the klhl41a gene encoding kelch-like protein 41a, which translates into the protein MDPQGLREDLRLFQSTLLQDGLKELLNENKLIDCILKVGDRSIPCHRLIMAACSPYFRELYFSEDGKETSQKEVVLDNLDPNIMEVIVNYMYSAEIDINDNNVQDILIVANRFQIPSVFTVCVNYLQKRLTKKSCLGIYRLGLMLNCARLAMAARDYIADHFETIAMDDDFLGLAPPELFAIIGADALNVEKEEVVFECLMRWIRKDKDKRVKSLAEAFDFIRFRLLPEKYFKEKVEKDDLVKADPELQKKIQVIKEAFAGKLPAKKKGQDAEEGDEEKLPGYLNDNRRYGMYGRDMVLMINDTAAVAYDVQENECFLAAMAEQIPKNHVSLTTKKNNMYVLGGLFVDEEEKENPLQCYFYQLDSLTAEWLALPPMPSPRCLFGMGEFENLIFAVAGKDLQTNESHDTVVCYDTEKMKWTETKKLPLKIHGHCVVSENGLVYCIGGKTDENKAINKMFAYNHKRSEWKEVAAMKTPRSMFGAVIHKGRIIVAGGVNEEGLTAACEAYDFGTNKWSPFTEFPQERSSINLVSCGRVLYAVGGFAMVENENKECAPTEVIDIWQYEDDKKQWTGMIREMRYAAGASCVSMRLNAARMPKL